The proteins below are encoded in one region of Rhizobium sp. 9140:
- a CDS encoding response regulator transcription factor has translation MVSHMKILIVEDDLEAAAYLSKAFREAGIVSDHASDGESGLFMASENSYDVLVIDRMLPRRDGLSVITELRARGIHTPVLILSALGQVDDRVTGLRAGGDDYLPKPYAFNELLARIEVLGRRKGAPEQDMIYRVGDLELDRLSHTVKRQGRELLLQPREFRLLEYLMKNAGQVVTRTMLLENVWDYHFDPQTNVIDVHVSRLRAKIEKDFDQPLLRTVRGAGYMIKDEPKVEGRAEA, from the coding sequence CGAAGACGACCTCGAGGCCGCAGCCTATCTCTCCAAGGCGTTCCGCGAGGCGGGCATCGTCAGCGATCACGCCAGCGACGGCGAGAGCGGCTTGTTCATGGCGAGCGAGAACAGCTACGACGTGCTGGTGATCGACCGCATGCTGCCGCGCCGCGACGGCCTCTCCGTCATTACCGAGTTGCGCGCGCGCGGCATTCATACGCCCGTCCTCATTCTCTCCGCGCTCGGGCAGGTGGACGACCGGGTGACGGGTCTTCGCGCCGGCGGCGACGACTATCTGCCGAAGCCCTACGCCTTCAACGAGCTTCTGGCCCGTATCGAGGTGCTCGGGCGCCGCAAGGGCGCACCGGAACAGGACATGATCTACCGGGTCGGCGACCTCGAGCTCGACCGGCTGTCGCACACCGTCAAGCGCCAGGGACGCGAACTGCTGCTGCAGCCGCGCGAGTTCCGGTTGCTCGAATATCTGATGAAGAACGCGGGCCAAGTGGTGACGCGCACCATGCTGCTCGAAAACGTGTGGGATTATCATTTCGATCCGCAGACCAACGTCATCGACGTGCATGTGTCGCGGTTGCGCGCCAAGATCGAGAAGGATTTCGACCAGCCGCTGCTGCGCACGGTTCGCGGTGCCGGCTACATGATCAAGGACGAACCCAAGGTCGAGGGGCGCGCCGAGGCATGA
- a CDS encoding sensor histidine kinase, whose translation MSRVDILMRTTAVRLSALYLVLFSLCAAFLVFYVTGMSQRLLEQQTKDAVSVEVSQIEAIYGRAGINGLLRTLERRARQPGAALYVIAGPTGEILAGNVASLQPGLLDKEGWTDEAFAYQRYTDETRKDRHVALAHVLFLDNGLRLLVGRDLQEPEKFRVLVRQALMVALGVMGIGALIIWFAIGRNALKRIDRMSDASTRIMAGDLSQRLPMSGSGDEFDRLSESLNAMLGRIEKLNEGLRQVSDNIAHDLKTPLTRLRNKAEAALSHNTSIDGYRGSMDEIINESDQLIRTFNALLMISRVEAGSSAAEMSEVDLSQSVADCVELYEPLADEHALALKAELEPGISITGNRELIGQALGNLIDNAIKYSEGAADPRILVRLFRRDGRFVVSVADFGPGVPDDKREVVVQRFVRLDQSRSKPGTGLGLSLVEAVMELHHGSLVLGSTSPEAEGAKGLTTEMVFPQGSS comes from the coding sequence ATGAGCCGCGTCGACATTCTGATGCGCACGACCGCCGTGCGGCTGTCGGCGCTGTATCTCGTGCTGTTCTCGCTCTGCGCCGCCTTCCTTGTCTTCTATGTCACCGGCATGTCGCAACGCCTGCTCGAGCAGCAGACCAAGGATGCGGTGAGCGTCGAGGTCTCGCAGATCGAGGCCATCTACGGGCGTGCCGGCATCAACGGGTTGCTGCGGACGCTGGAGCGCCGCGCGCGCCAGCCGGGTGCCGCCCTTTACGTGATCGCGGGTCCGACGGGCGAGATCCTTGCCGGCAACGTCGCCTCGTTGCAGCCGGGTCTGCTCGACAAGGAGGGCTGGACGGACGAGGCTTTCGCCTACCAGCGCTACACCGACGAAACCCGCAAGGACCGGCATGTCGCGCTTGCCCATGTCCTCTTCCTCGATAACGGCCTGCGCTTGCTCGTGGGCCGCGATCTACAGGAGCCGGAGAAATTTCGGGTTCTTGTCCGTCAGGCGCTGATGGTCGCGCTTGGCGTCATGGGCATCGGCGCGCTGATCATCTGGTTTGCCATCGGCCGCAATGCGCTGAAGCGCATCGACCGCATGTCGGATGCCAGTACGCGCATCATGGCCGGGGACCTGTCGCAGCGCCTGCCGATGAGCGGCTCGGGCGACGAGTTCGACCGGCTGTCGGAATCGCTCAATGCCATGCTTGGGCGCATCGAGAAACTGAACGAGGGCCTGCGGCAGGTTTCCGACAACATCGCCCACGACCTGAAGACGCCGCTGACACGCCTGCGCAACAAGGCGGAAGCGGCTCTGTCCCACAATACCTCCATCGACGGCTATCGTGGCTCGATGGACGAGATCATCAACGAATCCGACCAGTTGATCCGCACGTTCAATGCACTGCTGATGATCTCCCGCGTCGAGGCTGGTTCGTCCGCCGCGGAGATGAGCGAGGTCGATCTGTCGCAGAGCGTGGCCGATTGCGTCGAACTCTACGAGCCGCTGGCGGACGAGCATGCGCTGGCGCTCAAAGCCGAGCTCGAACCGGGTATCTCGATTACGGGCAACCGCGAGCTGATCGGGCAGGCGCTCGGCAATCTCATCGACAATGCCATCAAATATTCCGAGGGCGCCGCTGACCCGCGCATTCTCGTCCGACTTTTCCGGCGCGATGGCCGTTTTGTCGTCTCTGTCGCGGATTTCGGCCCCGGCGTTCCCGACGACAAGCGCGAGGTGGTGGTGCAGCGGTTCGTGCGCCTTGATCAGAGCCGGTCGAAGCCGGGAACGGGGCTCGGCCTGTCGCTGGTCGAGGCCGTCATGGAACTGCATCACGGCAGCCTTGTGCTTGGCAGCACCTCGCCCGAGGCAGAAGGTGCGAAGGGTTTGACGACGGAGATGGTTTTCCCGCAGGGGTCGAGTTGA
- a CDS encoding bifunctional [glutamine synthetase] adenylyltransferase/[glutamine synthetase]-adenylyl-L-tyrosine phosphorylase: protein MTGREQPTRLAALATLATCALKPMSQSEARSVSADLKAMTKAEPLLQPLLEEAPVLRDFLVAAFSLSPYLRDIAIAHTALLLRVVTEPLGPLLDETIAEARESWRGLDVTDSVLMERLRRAKRTAAFALALHDLARLTEARDSARMLSRFAAAATSATIDHLLLGAHRTGKIRLLDEERPSAGSGVIVLGMGKLGADELNYSSDIDLVVFYEPEALGFADILDASDIFARLLRRLVRILQERTGDGYVFRTDLRLRPDPGATPLAIPVEAALIYYEGRGQNWERAAYIKARPVAGDLEAGERFLKALRPFVFRKYLDYAAIADIHSIKRQIHAHKGHGEIAVKGHNVKLGRGGIREIEFFVQTQQLIAGGRAAALRGRETEAMLAALAEAGWIDGGTRDELTAAYWFLRDIEHRIQMVRDEQSHTLPTTEGELKRIALMAGFYDTKTFADALSRVMHTVERRYVQLFEREAELSSELGNLVFTGQKDDPDTLETIHGLGFERPRDIARVMRTWHNGRYRATQSVEARERLTELTPRLLKVFGESRRADEALLRFDAFLAKLPAGIQLFSLLGNNPALLSLIVTIMSAAPRLADIIAAKPHVFDGMLDRRVLDEMPERADLAHRLDDFLSTARHYEDRLDRLRIFASEQRFLIGIRLLTGVIDGPATGRALTDLAEILVAATLKTVRQEIAWAHGEITGSRVALVAMGKAGSRELTAGSDIDLILIYDHKGEAADSDGPRPLDAARYHARLTQRLIAALSAPTAEGVLYEVDMRLRPSGNKGPVATRLPAFVKYQREEAWTWEHMALTRARPIAGDRDMVQATADAIQAVIAEPGDAKVLRKDVREMRVLVEAEKPPENGWDFKLIPGGLVDIEFSAQLMFLLASAEGKALPACGLPTVDVLEELGPGFLSDADLTLMMRALALMTDLSQIVRLCIDGPFDPKQAPAGLIERLCRAGDAPDIKVLEAELRRLTKAVRRIFLALVSD from the coding sequence ATGACCGGGCGGGAGCAGCCGACGCGGCTGGCGGCATTGGCGACATTGGCGACATGCGCACTGAAGCCGATGAGCCAGAGCGAGGCGAGAAGCGTCAGCGCCGATCTGAAGGCGATGACGAAGGCCGAGCCTCTGCTGCAGCCGCTTCTGGAGGAGGCGCCTGTGCTGCGCGATTTCCTCGTTGCGGCCTTCTCCCTGTCTCCCTACCTGCGCGATATCGCGATTGCTCATACCGCGCTGCTCCTGAGGGTGGTGACAGAACCGCTTGGGCCGCTTCTCGACGAAACCATCGCCGAAGCGCGCGAAAGCTGGCGCGGGCTCGACGTGACCGACAGCGTGCTGATGGAGCGTCTGCGCCGGGCCAAGCGAACAGCGGCGTTCGCGCTCGCGCTGCACGATCTGGCGCGGCTGACGGAGGCGCGCGACAGCGCGCGGATGCTCAGCCGGTTTGCGGCGGCGGCCACGTCTGCCACGATCGACCACCTGCTTCTCGGGGCGCATCGCACAGGTAAGATCCGGCTCCTTGATGAAGAGCGGCCGAGTGCCGGTTCGGGCGTCATCGTTCTCGGCATGGGCAAGCTCGGGGCCGACGAGCTGAATTATTCCTCCGATATCGACCTCGTGGTTTTCTACGAGCCGGAAGCGCTCGGTTTTGCCGATATTCTGGATGCCTCCGACATCTTCGCGCGGCTGCTGCGCCGGTTGGTTCGGATCCTGCAGGAGCGCACGGGCGACGGCTATGTTTTCCGCACGGACCTGCGGCTGCGGCCCGATCCGGGCGCGACGCCGCTCGCCATTCCGGTCGAGGCGGCACTGATCTATTATGAGGGACGGGGGCAGAACTGGGAGCGGGCGGCCTATATCAAGGCGCGCCCCGTTGCGGGCGATCTGGAGGCCGGCGAGCGGTTTTTGAAGGCGCTCCGTCCCTTCGTCTTCCGAAAATATCTCGATTATGCAGCGATTGCCGACATTCACTCGATCAAGCGGCAGATCCATGCGCACAAGGGGCATGGCGAGATCGCGGTGAAGGGACACAACGTCAAGCTCGGCCGCGGCGGCATTCGCGAGATCGAGTTCTTCGTGCAGACCCAGCAACTGATCGCCGGCGGCCGTGCTGCCGCCCTTCGCGGACGCGAGACGGAAGCGATGCTGGCCGCGCTGGCAGAGGCCGGCTGGATCGACGGCGGGACGCGGGATGAGCTGACGGCGGCCTACTGGTTCCTGCGCGATATCGAGCATCGGATACAGATGGTGCGCGACGAACAGAGCCACACGCTTCCGACCACAGAAGGCGAGCTGAAGCGCATCGCGCTGATGGCGGGATTTTACGACACCAAGACCTTTGCCGATGCGCTCTCGCGCGTCATGCACACGGTGGAGCGGCGCTATGTGCAACTGTTCGAGCGTGAGGCTGAGCTTTCCTCGGAACTGGGCAACCTCGTCTTCACCGGTCAGAAGGACGATCCTGACACTCTGGAGACCATCCATGGTCTCGGCTTCGAGCGGCCGCGGGATATTGCCCGCGTGATGCGCACATGGCACAATGGCCGCTACCGGGCGACCCAATCGGTCGAGGCGCGCGAGCGACTGACAGAACTGACGCCACGGCTCTTGAAGGTGTTCGGCGAAAGCCGGCGGGCCGACGAGGCGCTGCTGCGCTTCGATGCCTTTCTCGCCAAACTTCCGGCCGGCATCCAGCTGTTCTCGCTGCTCGGCAACAATCCGGCCCTTCTCTCCCTGATTGTCACCATCATGTCGGCCGCACCCCGGCTGGCCGATATCATCGCGGCCAAGCCCCATGTCTTTGACGGCATGCTCGACCGGCGCGTGCTCGATGAGATGCCCGAGCGGGCGGACCTTGCGCATCGGCTGGACGATTTCCTCTCGACGGCCCGCCATTACGAGGACCGGCTCGACCGCCTGCGGATCTTTGCCTCCGAGCAACGTTTCCTCATCGGCATCCGGCTCCTGACCGGTGTGATCGACGGCCCGGCGACCGGTCGCGCGCTGACCGATCTCGCCGAGATACTGGTTGCCGCGACCCTCAAGACCGTCCGCCAGGAGATTGCCTGGGCGCACGGCGAGATCACAGGCAGCCGGGTGGCGCTGGTCGCGATGGGCAAGGCCGGCAGTCGCGAACTGACGGCAGGCTCCGACATCGACCTGATCCTCATCTACGATCATAAAGGAGAGGCGGCGGATTCCGACGGACCGCGCCCGCTCGACGCCGCCCGTTACCACGCCCGCCTGACGCAGAGGCTGATCGCGGCGCTGTCCGCGCCGACGGCCGAGGGCGTGCTCTACGAGGTCGACATGCGGCTGCGCCCTTCGGGCAACAAGGGACCCGTGGCCACGCGGCTGCCGGCCTTCGTCAAGTACCAGCGTGAAGAGGCCTGGACTTGGGAGCACATGGCCCTGACGCGCGCGCGCCCGATCGCCGGTGACAGGGACATGGTACAGGCGACGGCGGATGCGATCCAGGCTGTGATCGCGGAACCGGGTGATGCGAAGGTGCTGCGGAAGGACGTGCGCGAGATGCGCGTGCTGGTGGAGGCGGAAAAGCCGCCGGAAAACGGCTGGGATTTCAAACTGATCCCCGGAGGCCTCGTGGATATCGAGTTCTCGGCGCAGCTGATGTTCCTGCTGGCCTCTGCGGAAGGGAAGGCTTTGCCGGCCTGCGGCCTGCCCACCGTGGACGTGCTGGAGGAGCTCGGCCCGGGCTTCCTGTCGGATGCGGATCTCACGCTGATGATGCGGGCGCTCGCCTTGATGACGGATCTCTCGCAGATCGTCCGCCTTTGCATCGATGGCCCGTTCGATCCG